TCGGTGCGCAGTTGCTGGTCCTCGTATCTCGCCCGCTCGAAGTACTCGTAGGTCAACCGCGACAGGCCCACTCGGCGTGCCTTCCGGTCGTACCACGTCGGCGTCTCGTCGTCCGGCGGGACGATGCCGGTTCCGTCCGTCCGGAGGTCCTCTTCGGTCGGGACCGCGCCGTCGCTGCCGGTCGACTGCTCCCGGTCGTCGGCGGGCGTGCCCCCAGTCTCCGGTGAGGTCATGGTACTACTTCACACCCAGCGAGCATAACGGTGTCAGTCGTTTCTCCCGACGAGTCAGGACGGAATAGAACGCTGAGTGCGGCCGGCGAGCGCCGGGGATCGCTCTCCGAGCGAATTCCCCGTCGGCGTCCTCCTCAGGTCGTTCGCCCGGAGAGTGCTCTCACGACGTGGTCCGACAGCAGGAGAACCCACCCGGCAGTGAGTGTCGCCCCGACGAGGCTGGCCACGAGTCGGAGCACGACCGAGTGTCGGACCGCCGGGACCGCGTTCCCGACCGCGTAGGTCGCCAGCGTGACGACCGCCATCGGCCACCCGACGACCACCCCGGCGACGCGTGCCGGCACGTCGAGCCACTGCGGGAGGATGACGACACTCGACACCACGACGTAGGCGGCCAGCGCGAGGGTGACGCTCCCGGCGAGGAGACCGCTCCCGGTCGACAACGCCGGTGTCCACCGATCGGGCCCGCACACAGCCACCGCGACCGCGACGAGAGCGGCGACGACGACTGCCCCGAGAGCCAACACGACACCACGCAGAATCGCCCCGGCAGTCGGGTGATCGACCGCCGTGAGACCGACAGCGCGAACGACCAGCCAGCACAGCGGGTAGACGACGAGGAGGAAGGGAGCGACGAGTCGCCGCCGGGGCCGGGGGAGGGAAACTCGCATCGTGTCTCTCTCCCGGGTGGGACCACTTCGGTCTTGCCCGGGTCGGTCACCGACCGGGCCGGGAGGCCGACCCGAATCCGACGACCCGATCACGTCCCGATGACGGTATCGAATCGCGGTCGCCGAACGTTATTTCAACCCCGAGACAGTGACACACACTGTGACACGAGCGACGCTCTACGAACGACTCGGCGGGAGCGACGCCATCGAGGCGGTCGTCGACGAGTTCTACGACAGAGTACTGGCCGACGCGCAACTCGCGCCGTACTTCGAGGACGTGGACATGGCACGCCAACGCGCCCACCAGACGGCGTTCATCGCCGCCGTCACCGGTGGCCCGGCGGAGTACGACGGCGACGACATGCGCGAGGCACACGCACACCTCGACCTCTCGGAGTCGGACTTCGCGGCGGTCGCGGGCCACCTGGACGACGCGCTGGCCGAGTGCGGTGTCGACGACGGAGACCGCGAGACGGTCGTGGCGGAGGTCGCGAGCCTCGAACCGGCGATTCTCGGTCGGTGAATCGACAGACGGCGAGGAGACGAGCGTGTCCACTGCTCCAGCGGGCGACTGCCACGACGGCTCTGTGAGAAGCTTCGCAGGGGAGTGGACGGTGACGCGGCCGAACGCGGGCCGCTCGGCCACTCAGTGGTCGAACGGATTCGTCAGTTCGACCGTCTCCGCGCGGTCCGGCCCGACACCGACCGCGTAGACCGGCGCGTCGACCTCCTCGGCGACGTAGTCGAGGTACGTCTGTGCCGGGTCGGGGATGGCGTCGTAGCCGGCCTCGGCGACCTCGGTCCAGTTCACCTCGGGCCACGGCTCGAACTCCCGCAGAACCGGCTCACAGCGGTCCCACGCCTCGGTCGTCGCGGGCATCGTCTCCAGTCGCTCGCCGTCCAACTCGTAGGCGTGG
This genomic window from Salinirubrum litoreum contains:
- a CDS encoding group I truncated hemoglobin codes for the protein MTRATLYERLGGSDAIEAVVDEFYDRVLADAQLAPYFEDVDMARQRAHQTAFIAAVTGGPAEYDGDDMREAHAHLDLSESDFAAVAGHLDDALAECGVDDGDRETVVAEVASLEPAILGR